Proteins from one Pyrobaculum neutrophilum V24Sta genomic window:
- a CDS encoding metal-dependent hydrolase has product MQIRWFGHSAFMVEVQGLKLLIDPWISNPLSPTSPQEVANMRPTHILITHDHFDHMGDAVDISKAAGAPIVGTYELTLEVAEKGIPEAQTVPMNIGGTIKLGDGVEVYMTPALHTANRGAPSGFVIATPQGTVYHAGDTGLFRDMELIAELYDIDVAMLPIGSVFTMGPREAAIATQFLRPRRVVPMHYNTFPLIRQDPEDFKARVEAVSRAKVYIMKPGDVLKL; this is encoded by the coding sequence ATGCAGATTAGGTGGTTTGGACACTCGGCGTTTATGGTGGAGGTGCAGGGCCTGAAGCTCTTGATCGACCCTTGGATCTCCAACCCCCTGTCGCCCACCTCCCCACAGGAGGTTGCCAACATGAGGCCAACCCACATCTTGATAACGCACGACCACTTCGACCACATGGGCGACGCCGTGGATATAAGCAAGGCCGCCGGCGCGCCGATAGTTGGGACATACGAGCTAACTCTTGAGGTCGCCGAGAAGGGGATACCCGAGGCGCAGACTGTGCCTATGAACATAGGCGGCACCATAAAGTTGGGAGACGGCGTGGAGGTCTACATGACCCCTGCATTACACACGGCGAACAGAGGTGCGCCGTCTGGCTTCGTAATAGCTACCCCCCAGGGGACGGTGTACCACGCCGGGGACACGGGCTTGTTTAGAGATATGGAGCTGATAGCGGAGTTGTACGACATAGACGTGGCGATGTTGCCGATAGGTAGCGTCTTTACCATGGGGCCGCGCGAGGCCGCCATAGCTACGCAGTTTCTGAGGCCTAGGAGGGTGGTGCCCATGCACTACAACACCTTCCCGCTTATTAGACAAGACCCCGAGGATTTCAAGGCGAGGGTGGAGGCGGTGTCGCGGGCTAAGGTGTACATAATGAAGCCTGGCGACGTCCTCAAGCTCTAA
- the hjc gene encoding Holliday junction resolvase Hjc: MSVKRKGSAKERELANYFWERGCAVLRGCSSGGGVRKRYVPDIVAICRGVVLVFEVKYRSKASPIRLEPEKLEKLVEFARRAGGRPLLLVKYGRDPWRVLEAREKVDREEYEKSVELRAFLESLFSARLEEYFR; encoded by the coding sequence ATGAGCGTCAAACGCAAGGGCTCAGCCAAGGAGAGAGAGCTGGCTAACTACTTCTGGGAGCGTGGCTGTGCCGTGTTGAGAGGCTGTTCCTCAGGGGGCGGGGTGAGGAAGAGGTACGTCCCAGATATAGTGGCTATATGCCGAGGGGTGGTGTTGGTGTTTGAGGTAAAATACCGTTCCAAAGCTTCGCCTATAAGGCTAGAGCCGGAGAAGCTGGAAAAGCTCGTGGAGTTCGCGAGACGTGCCGGCGGCCGGCCCCTGCTCCTGGTCAAATACGGGCGAGACCCCTGGAGAGTGCTGGAGGCAAGGGAGAAGGTGGACAGGGAGGAGTACGAGAAGAGCGTGGAGCTCAGGGCTTTCCTAGAGTCGCTCTTCTCCGCGAGGTTGGAGGAGTACTTCCGGTAG
- a CDS encoding TATA-box-binding protein, with amino-acid sequence MASKGPSYRIENIVATVNLGVELDLEKLAERLTMAEYNPDQFPGLILRLTKPRISALIFRTGKMVCTGAKNEEDLKNAVRALVKLLKDHGADVPFDPEVQIQNIVASGNLFAEVDLEQAVLMLENAMYEPEQFPGLIYRMSSPRVVILIFGSGKIVCTGAKSEKDVATAVQKLYNQLKDLGVLYIEEGEAEEGEEEL; translated from the coding sequence ATGGCCTCAAAAGGGCCGTCATACCGCATTGAAAACATTGTGGCCACCGTCAACCTAGGGGTCGAGCTAGACCTTGAAAAACTCGCCGAAAGGCTCACCATGGCCGAGTACAACCCTGATCAATTCCCCGGCTTAATACTTAGGCTTACCAAGCCCAGGATCTCCGCCCTAATTTTCCGCACAGGCAAGATGGTGTGTACGGGGGCTAAAAACGAGGAGGACTTAAAAAACGCGGTGAGAGCCCTAGTGAAGCTCTTGAAGGACCACGGCGCGGATGTGCCCTTCGACCCCGAGGTGCAGATACAGAACATTGTGGCTAGCGGAAACCTCTTCGCCGAGGTCGACCTAGAGCAGGCGGTTCTTATGTTGGAGAACGCCATGTACGAGCCTGAGCAGTTCCCCGGCCTCATTTACAGGATGTCTTCGCCGAGGGTGGTCATCCTCATCTTCGGCTCCGGGAAGATAGTGTGCACAGGCGCTAAGTCTGAGAAGGACGTGGCTACGGCGGTTCAGAAGCTTTACAACCAGCTCAAGGACCTGGGCGTATTGTACATAGAGGAGGGCGAAGCCGAAGAGGGCGAGGAGGAGTTGTGA
- a CDS encoding 30S ribosomal protein S25e — MGGKKRPTLSQLAKKAEKEKVQQQPQKGKKEVKKEEAQAKRTIQTLDEKVFQTIAKEVQSLKVVTPYEVASKYGIKMSIAFKVLRNLRDRGDLVLVSKGHRTEIYVPAGKAKA, encoded by the coding sequence ATGGGAGGGAAAAAGAGACCTACTCTTAGCCAGCTGGCGAAGAAGGCCGAGAAGGAGAAGGTCCAGCAACAGCCGCAGAAGGGCAAGAAAGAGGTAAAGAAGGAGGAGGCCCAGGCCAAGAGGACAATACAGACGCTTGATGAGAAGGTCTTTCAGACCATCGCCAAGGAGGTCCAGAGCCTAAAGGTTGTAACCCCGTACGAGGTCGCCTCGAAGTACGGGATAAAGATGTCCATAGCGTTTAAGGTTCTTAGGAACCTGCGCGACAGGGGAGACTTGGTCCTAGTATCGAAGGGGCATAGGACCGAGATCTACGTGCCGGCCGGAAAGGCTAAAGCTTAA
- a CDS encoding FaeA/PapI family transcriptional regulator, with protein sequence MPRRQTDKVFERKEQIIEYLKTYGELTTSRLIQLTGLSHSQIFYILKLLEKENVVKEVKRGKIAYWRLVEAKEA encoded by the coding sequence ATGCCGAGGAGGCAGACTGACAAGGTGTTTGAACGTAAGGAGCAGATCATTGAGTACCTTAAGACCTACGGAGAGTTAACGACCAGCAGACTGATCCAGCTCACTGGGCTTAGCCACTCCCAGATATTCTACATACTGAAGCTTTTGGAGAAGGAGAACGTGGTTAAAGAGGTGAAGAGGGGGAAGATCGCCTACTGGCGGCTCGTCGAGGCCAAGGAGGCATAG
- a CDS encoding hydroxymethylglutaryl-CoA synthase, giving the protein MGRVGVVSWGAYIPKYRIRTEEVARIWGDDPLRIVDLYLVDEKSVEGIDEDAVTIAVEAARRALRRATLDPRRIGAVYVGTESKPYAVKPISSILIDALGLSNNVFAVDMEFACKAGSEGLMAAVGLVESGKVEYGMTVGADTSQGEPGEHLEYSASSGGVALVVGREGVAAELEAAYAYASDTPDFWRREGSPYPMHGEGFTGEPAYFRHVINAARGLMAAYGYKPSDFAYAVFHQPNGRFPVRAASTLNIPMEKVKPGIVVTHIGNTYNASALMGFAKVLDQAKPGDKILVVTFGSGAGSNAYVFSATDLIKERQNAAVPTVEAMLRDKIYVDYAQYLKMRKMIKLFEY; this is encoded by the coding sequence ATGGGCCGCGTCGGCGTTGTCAGCTGGGGGGCATATATACCGAAGTACAGGATAAGGACGGAGGAGGTGGCGCGGATATGGGGCGACGACCCGCTCCGCATCGTGGATCTATACCTCGTCGATGAGAAGAGCGTTGAGGGTATAGACGAAGACGCCGTGACAATAGCCGTCGAGGCCGCCAGGAGGGCGCTGAGGAGGGCTACCCTAGACCCCAGAAGGATAGGGGCAGTGTACGTAGGCACAGAGTCTAAGCCATACGCCGTAAAGCCCATCTCCTCCATCTTAATCGACGCGCTTGGCCTTTCCAACAACGTCTTCGCGGTCGACATGGAGTTTGCATGTAAGGCCGGGAGCGAGGGGTTGATGGCCGCGGTTGGGCTAGTGGAGTCGGGGAAGGTGGAATACGGCATGACCGTCGGCGCCGACACGTCGCAGGGAGAGCCCGGGGAGCACCTGGAGTACTCCGCTAGTAGCGGCGGAGTGGCTCTGGTGGTGGGCAGAGAGGGGGTGGCTGCGGAGCTTGAGGCGGCGTACGCCTACGCCTCAGACACGCCGGACTTCTGGAGAAGGGAAGGCTCGCCGTATCCCATGCACGGCGAAGGCTTCACCGGCGAACCCGCCTACTTCCGCCACGTGATCAACGCCGCGAGGGGGCTGATGGCCGCGTACGGGTACAAACCCTCGGACTTCGCATATGCGGTGTTCCATCAGCCAAACGGGAGATTCCCCGTACGGGCGGCCTCGACACTTAATATACCCATGGAAAAGGTAAAGCCGGGGATAGTGGTGACGCACATTGGAAACACATACAACGCATCGGCGCTCATGGGGTTCGCCAAGGTGTTGGACCAAGCTAAGCCGGGCGACAAGATACTGGTGGTGACGTTTGGAAGCGGGGCTGGGTCTAACGCGTACGTCTTCTCCGCCACCGACCTCATAAAGGAGAGACAAAACGCGGCTGTGCCCACCGTCGAGGCGATGCTACGCGACAAGATCTACGTAGACTACGCCCAGTACCTCAAGATGCGCAAGATGATAAAGCTCTTCGAGTATTGA
- a CDS encoding Zn-ribbon domain-containing OB-fold protein: MKHESVPIYWRNIPQYYRLVAKRCKKCGATYFPPVVRCRCGSLELENVELPREGKLVEFTVLYQVGTDFLKQKPLIIGIVELANGVRVTGQIIDAQPNKLTPGTKVETVFRRVVVDGKHGLVMYGYKFRPVE, encoded by the coding sequence ATGAAACACGAGTCTGTCCCAATCTACTGGAGGAACATCCCCCAGTACTACCGCCTCGTCGCGAAGAGGTGTAAGAAATGTGGCGCTACGTATTTCCCGCCCGTGGTTAGATGTAGATGTGGATCCCTAGAGCTGGAAAACGTGGAGTTGCCGCGAGAGGGAAAACTCGTCGAGTTCACCGTGCTCTACCAAGTGGGGACTGACTTCCTCAAACAGAAGCCCTTGATCATAGGCATCGTGGAGTTGGCAAACGGCGTAAGAGTAACCGGCCAGATCATAGACGCCCAGCCCAATAAGCTGACCCCAGGCACGAAGGTGGAGACGGTCTTCCGGAGGGTTGTGGTAGACGGGAAACATGGGCTTGTGATGTACGGCTATAAGTTCCGGCCGGTAGAGTGA